A portion of the Acidisarcina polymorpha genome contains these proteins:
- a CDS encoding alkene reductase gives MRNTSTQDLFSPLTLGPYSLSHRVVMPPLTRLRAQTDGSASDMMVTHYEQRTSKGGLIIIEAAAVSDKGSGYQGMPGIYDDRHILGFKRIADAIHAKGGIVFAQIIHTGRTNHIDLQPNGESPLAPSVVPYHGHAFLNGEFVPVSPSREMTIADIQDVVEQFRSAAARALAAGVDGIEIHSANGYLLDQFLQDGSNKRTDAYGGSVENRARFLLEVTKAAVSVWGPGRVGVRIGPSGTFNEMSDSNPLALFGYVAEQMNAFDLAYLHVIEPRVAGDVTKQNAENDEVVASKYLRTIYRGTLLAAGGFDRESANEIISKGDADLVAFGRYFTSNPDLPERLKQGYPLTAYERSAFWGGTERFYTDFQAYATQSVPDSMLTTA, from the coding sequence ATGAGAAACACATCAACCCAAGACTTATTTTCACCGCTGACACTTGGCCCATACTCTCTATCGCATCGCGTCGTGATGCCGCCGTTGACTCGACTTCGCGCGCAGACGGATGGGAGCGCGAGCGACATGATGGTCACGCATTATGAGCAACGTACTTCGAAGGGCGGCTTGATCATTATCGAGGCGGCTGCTGTCTCCGACAAAGGATCTGGGTATCAGGGGATGCCTGGCATCTATGACGATCGACATATTCTCGGATTCAAGAGAATTGCGGACGCGATCCACGCCAAGGGTGGAATTGTCTTTGCCCAGATCATCCACACAGGTCGCACAAACCACATTGACTTGCAACCCAATGGCGAGTCGCCCTTGGCACCCTCGGTCGTTCCGTATCATGGTCACGCCTTCCTCAATGGGGAGTTCGTTCCCGTTTCTCCCTCGCGCGAAATGACGATCGCTGACATCCAAGATGTAGTGGAGCAGTTTCGAAGTGCTGCTGCGCGTGCTTTGGCTGCTGGCGTAGATGGTATTGAGATTCACAGCGCCAATGGCTACCTGTTGGATCAATTCCTCCAGGATGGCTCTAACAAGCGTACGGACGCCTATGGAGGCTCCGTAGAGAACCGTGCTCGATTCCTACTAGAAGTCACTAAAGCCGCGGTGTCTGTCTGGGGACCAGGAAGAGTTGGAGTTCGTATCGGTCCCAGCGGTACTTTTAACGAGATGAGCGACAGTAATCCTCTCGCTCTTTTCGGTTACGTTGCTGAGCAGATGAACGCGTTCGACTTGGCCTATCTGCACGTCATCGAGCCCCGCGTCGCTGGTGATGTCACCAAGCAAAATGCGGAGAACGACGAAGTCGTTGCCTCGAAGTACCTTCGGACAATCTATCGCGGCACGCTTCTCGCAGCCGGCGGCTTTGATCGCGAATCTGCCAACGAAATCATATCCAAAGGCGACGCGGACTTGGTAGCTTTTGGACGTTATTTCACCTCCAACCCGGACCTACCGGAACGGCTGAAGCAGGGCTACCCGCTCACCGCTTATGAACGTTCCGCCTTTTGGGGTGGGACTGAGCGCTTTTACACAGATTTCCAGGCTTATGCAACTCAAAGTGTTCCTGATTCCATGCTCACCACCGCATGA
- a CDS encoding alkene reductase → MKTSKEQALFTPLQIGAVSLKHRVVMAPLTRSRSIQPNSIPGDLMADYYKQRASDGGLIIGEATNISLTSRGWLGSPGLYLAEHVEGWKKVLKGVHAKGGIMFAQLWHTGRASHVTMTGGATPVTASVNPTYWENPAQVVSTPDGWIQPSPHRALEVKEIAAIVEDYRKAAQRAKDAGFDGVELHAANGYLIDQFLQDGSNQRTDEYGGSYENRSRLLLEAVAALVSVWGGDRVAVRIGPGGTFNAMHDSNPEPLFAYVAEQLNQFNLAYLHIIEPRVKGNIVIHENQGPVASERLRKIFKGKIIAAGGFEPDTAEESVVKGVLDAVAFGRHFISNPDLPKRIEDGLPLAEYDRSTFYTFDPKGYNDYPAYSTQYASK, encoded by the coding sequence ATGAAAACGTCAAAGGAACAAGCTCTCTTCACACCGCTACAGATTGGAGCGGTCTCGCTGAAACATCGGGTCGTGATGGCCCCTCTCACCCGTTCGCGATCAATCCAGCCGAATTCAATTCCTGGTGATCTGATGGCCGATTACTATAAGCAACGGGCGTCGGATGGCGGGCTGATTATCGGCGAAGCCACCAACATCTCCCTAACGAGTCGCGGCTGGCTTGGGTCGCCGGGTCTCTATTTGGCTGAACATGTTGAAGGCTGGAAGAAGGTACTTAAGGGTGTCCACGCCAAAGGCGGCATTATGTTTGCCCAGCTCTGGCACACGGGGCGCGCATCGCATGTCACGATGACAGGCGGGGCCACGCCCGTAACCGCCTCCGTAAATCCCACGTACTGGGAGAATCCCGCTCAGGTAGTATCTACGCCGGATGGATGGATTCAGCCCTCACCCCACCGCGCACTTGAGGTCAAAGAGATCGCTGCAATCGTCGAGGACTATCGCAAAGCCGCGCAGCGCGCAAAAGACGCTGGCTTCGATGGGGTCGAACTCCATGCTGCAAACGGTTACTTGATTGATCAGTTCCTACAAGACGGCAGCAACCAGCGCACGGATGAATATGGTGGTTCATACGAGAACCGATCTCGTCTGCTTCTCGAGGCGGTGGCTGCCCTGGTTTCAGTATGGGGTGGCGATCGGGTCGCAGTCCGCATCGGTCCTGGTGGCACATTCAATGCGATGCACGACAGCAATCCGGAGCCGTTATTTGCCTACGTGGCTGAGCAGTTGAATCAGTTCAACCTTGCTTATCTCCATATCATCGAACCGCGAGTCAAGGGCAATATCGTAATCCACGAAAATCAAGGACCCGTTGCGTCCGAGCGTCTCCGTAAGATTTTCAAGGGCAAGATCATCGCAGCTGGTGGCTTCGAGCCTGACACGGCTGAGGAGTCGGTCGTAAAAGGTGTGTTGGATGCTGTGGCGTTCGGTCGTCATTTCATCTCGAATCCTGATCTTCCAAAGCGAATTGAGGATGGGCTCCCACTCGCTGAGTACGATCGGAGTACCTTCTACACATTTGATCCCAAAGGCTACAACGACTATCCGGCTTACTCCACGCAGTACGCGTCCAAATAG
- a CDS encoding sensor histidine kinase, translating into MGYAQRQTASIARFHHTSWTSDDGLGAVSNIQQSPDGFLWLTTSRGVLRFDGLRFESVQQVTFNAVQDSDILSVFISASGNVWLTTRSAGMLRWKDGVVTAISDRRCTPAGLGGGMIAEENDGSLWFASTTGLTHLQGSSCEVLGPGRGYPGRLPKALFVDRERTVWVVSPSNDLLYKPEGQGTFKPYNATIHSTGTAVAIRQSGTGGIWIADDSGIKRLDTLSQAGSIKVAHNNSPSSRDFTFSADGSLWTVTDDGVSHYSREAVAAASPYLTAAPVETFTVQQGLTSDGVSKLMLDQEGNVWVGTSAGMDSLHRSLLQAVTLPHSQEHEIGLVGGDKDDLWIGSRSMPLTHVAPGGALNGFPEIAKLTCIRRDHNGNIWVGGGGNSSLWRSEGEKFVSVPGPLGDNQPVVALEVDRNNVPWIYTINGLSYRLLNGSWVNVNQELGKKAAVLGSMTSDESGNIWFAFSEKLVEWNGSTFQRYSYPQTLKNISPATMSARNGHVWLAGRGGVDVFFNGQFHQMRWKDRDPIGRVSGVVESYNHGLWINGFSGITHISRAALADWLQNTNSEAVTEHLDASDGLPGFSGDRLPEPSLIEGSDGKIWFATTKGIAFLDPNSMAAQRNKLPPSVKITSILARGKEFPTWKDVVLPIHTTALEADFTALSLSLPQRVLFRYKLENYDKSWQDAGTRRQAFYTGLPPGHYTLHVIACNNDGLWNDTGTFVNLTLLPAFYQTTWFLCLCAVATMVIVWQGYRYRLERMAAAMRTRFGERLDERARVARDLHDTLLQTISVSKLATDQALERPADIAGLKAVLQQLSELLGQAAAEGRAALSALHVSNKASNNLANAIRTAIDESLIDDRMQAELSVDGLVRDIHPIVCDEVYRIAYEGIRNAFTHSEATLLRVNLAYGQDLTLRISDNGRGIDADILHEGKAGHYGLSCIRDRATRIGASLDFKISRPGGTEIILIVPGKAIFLTKGS; encoded by the coding sequence TTGGGTTATGCCCAACGCCAAACGGCGAGTATCGCGCGCTTCCACCATACTTCATGGACTTCCGACGACGGGTTGGGCGCGGTGTCCAACATCCAGCAGTCCCCTGACGGATTCCTGTGGCTGACCACTTCGAGAGGCGTTCTGCGCTTTGACGGATTGCGTTTTGAGTCAGTACAGCAGGTCACTTTCAATGCGGTTCAGGACAGTGATATTCTCTCGGTCTTCATTTCGGCTTCAGGGAACGTCTGGCTCACGACGCGAAGTGCCGGCATGCTGCGCTGGAAGGACGGAGTCGTTACGGCCATCTCGGACCGGAGATGCACCCCAGCTGGACTCGGCGGAGGGATGATCGCCGAGGAAAACGACGGCTCTCTCTGGTTCGCCTCGACGACCGGGCTTACTCACCTTCAAGGATCAAGTTGTGAAGTCTTAGGCCCCGGGCGCGGCTATCCAGGGCGTCTTCCAAAGGCCTTGTTTGTAGATCGAGAACGCACGGTCTGGGTAGTGTCCCCTTCCAATGATCTGCTGTACAAACCTGAGGGTCAGGGCACGTTCAAGCCCTACAACGCGACGATCCACTCAACGGGAACCGCGGTGGCAATTCGCCAGAGCGGCACCGGTGGAATCTGGATAGCAGACGACAGCGGAATCAAACGCCTCGACACCCTCAGCCAAGCTGGTTCCATCAAAGTCGCGCACAATAACTCACCGTCGTCTCGCGACTTCACGTTCAGCGCCGACGGCTCTTTGTGGACAGTGACCGACGATGGCGTAAGCCACTATTCGCGGGAAGCGGTTGCTGCTGCCAGCCCTTACCTCACGGCTGCGCCAGTGGAAACTTTTACCGTACAGCAAGGTCTCACTTCCGACGGGGTCTCGAAGCTCATGCTCGATCAAGAAGGAAACGTGTGGGTCGGCACGAGTGCTGGAATGGATAGCCTTCACAGGTCCTTGCTTCAGGCCGTAACCCTCCCACATTCCCAGGAACATGAAATTGGTCTAGTTGGGGGAGACAAGGATGATCTATGGATCGGAAGCCGCAGTATGCCCCTAACACACGTCGCACCTGGCGGGGCTCTCAATGGCTTTCCAGAGATAGCAAAGCTTACTTGCATACGGCGTGACCACAACGGAAACATTTGGGTCGGCGGCGGAGGCAACTCATCCCTGTGGCGATCCGAAGGAGAAAAGTTCGTCAGCGTCCCTGGTCCGCTCGGTGACAATCAGCCCGTTGTTGCTTTGGAAGTTGACCGGAATAACGTACCGTGGATTTACACAATCAACGGTCTCTCCTACCGGCTGCTAAATGGTTCTTGGGTCAACGTCAATCAAGAGCTGGGAAAGAAAGCTGCCGTTCTCGGATCGATGACCTCGGATGAAAGCGGAAACATCTGGTTCGCGTTCTCCGAGAAGTTAGTCGAGTGGAATGGGAGTACTTTTCAGAGATACTCATATCCACAAACACTTAAAAACATTTCCCCTGCAACCATGTCGGCGCGAAACGGCCATGTTTGGCTCGCTGGCAGAGGAGGGGTTGATGTCTTTTTCAATGGCCAATTTCACCAGATGCGCTGGAAAGACCGAGACCCCATTGGACGCGTCTCAGGTGTTGTGGAGTCATACAACCACGGACTCTGGATAAACGGCTTCTCTGGAATTACTCATATCTCTAGGGCTGCACTTGCGGACTGGCTACAAAATACGAACTCAGAGGCGGTGACCGAGCATCTCGATGCTTCCGATGGTCTGCCCGGTTTCTCGGGAGATAGGCTCCCCGAGCCCTCTCTGATAGAGGGATCAGATGGAAAAATTTGGTTTGCTACCACCAAGGGAATCGCGTTTCTGGATCCAAATTCCATGGCGGCCCAACGAAACAAACTTCCGCCTTCAGTGAAAATCACATCCATCTTGGCCCGCGGGAAGGAATTCCCAACTTGGAAAGATGTTGTTCTTCCCATCCATACGACAGCCTTAGAGGCTGATTTCACTGCCTTGAGTCTTTCTCTGCCTCAGCGAGTGCTATTTCGATACAAACTTGAAAACTACGATAAAAGTTGGCAGGATGCTGGTACACGACGGCAGGCGTTCTATACGGGTCTGCCGCCTGGCCACTACACCCTCCACGTTATCGCATGCAACAATGACGGACTTTGGAACGACACAGGCACATTCGTTAATCTCACTCTTCTGCCGGCTTTCTACCAAACTACTTGGTTCCTGTGCCTATGCGCGGTCGCAACAATGGTCATCGTTTGGCAAGGATATCGTTATAGGCTCGAGAGAATGGCCGCCGCTATGCGTACGCGATTTGGTGAGCGCCTGGACGAGCGAGCACGCGTTGCACGCGACCTGCACGACACGCTCCTGCAAACCATTAGCGTGAGCAAGTTGGCTACTGACCAAGCGCTCGAGCGGCCCGCGGATATCGCAGGACTGAAAGCCGTCCTCCAGCAACTTTCAGAATTGTTAGGACAAGCGGCGGCCGAAGGCCGAGCCGCTCTCAGCGCACTCCATGTCTCAAACAAAGCCTCCAACAACCTTGCTAACGCGATTCGAACTGCAATTGACGAAAGCCTCATAGACGATCGGATGCAAGCGGAACTCTCTGTAGATGGGTTAGTACGAGACATTCATCCGATTGTGTGCGATGAGGTTTACAGGATTGCCTATGAGGGCATACGCAATGCCTTCACGCATTCGGAGGCTACTCTTTTGCGGGTCAACCTGGCTTATGGTCAAGATTTGACCTTAAGAATTTCGGATAACGGGCGAGGTATTGACGCAGACATTCTTCACGAAGGCAAGGCGGGCCATTATGGCTTGTCTTGCATACGCGACAGAGCAACTCGTATCGGAGCCTCTCTGGACTTCAAGATTTCACGGCCAGGGGGTACCGAAATCATCTTGATCGTTCCAGGTAAGGCGATCTTTCTCACCAAAGGAAGTTAA
- a CDS encoding LysR family transcriptional regulator produces the protein MELRHLRYFVAVAEAGSFKLAAQKKLHSCIRPSHL, from the coding sequence ATGGAGTTGAGGCATCTGCGGTACTTCGTCGCCGTCGCGGAGGCAGGCAGTTTCAAGCTTGCTGCGCAGAAGAAGTTGCATAGTTGCATACGACCCAGCCATCTTTGA
- a CDS encoding DUF1330 domain-containing protein, translating to MPAFVVFIREKTSNEAEMEIYGKLALPTLAGRPAKPLAFYGTLEVLEGPEFEGAVILEFPSVGEAKTWYESSEYQAAAEHRKAASSFRVFILEGKNV from the coding sequence ATGCCTGCCTTCGTTGTATTCATCCGTGAGAAAACGTCCAACGAAGCTGAGATGGAAATCTACGGCAAGCTCGCGTTGCCCACCCTCGCCGGACGACCGGCGAAACCGCTGGCGTTTTATGGCACACTCGAGGTCCTAGAAGGGCCAGAATTTGAGGGCGCGGTGATTCTTGAATTCCCCTCCGTTGGGGAAGCAAAGACATGGTATGAAAGCTCTGAATATCAGGCGGCAGCGGAGCATCGTAAAGCAGCATCTAGCTTCAGAGTTTTCATTTTGGAAGGCAAGAACGTTTGA
- a CDS encoding LysR substrate-binding domain-containing protein: protein MFGFLTGHESTWLPAALQLLRDELPGAHVVVSSQVSPHLAVAISGGRMDAAFLRREEGASDLEFRLLAKEPLEVFMRNDRRLAAMSEIDPKELIGETFISVSGKALSGKGTAPALRVAIDRYLIDCGLHIKPSHEVDNLAGAMSLIDSTHGVALLPIYAKNLLSGPVTSRPLVGETPTSDLCLGFKKTNESPLLKHLLSRLDELISRASSGTR from the coding sequence GTGTTTGGTTTTCTGACAGGACATGAGTCCACCTGGCTTCCAGCGGCGCTGCAATTGCTAAGGGATGAACTGCCTGGAGCCCACGTAGTCGTATCGAGCCAAGTGTCCCCGCACTTGGCGGTTGCGATCTCAGGCGGGCGTATGGACGCAGCATTCCTTAGAAGGGAAGAAGGTGCATCCGATCTCGAGTTTCGTCTTCTTGCGAAGGAACCGCTGGAGGTTTTTATGCGAAATGACCGCCGCCTTGCAGCGATGAGTGAGATAGACCCCAAGGAGCTGATCGGCGAAACATTCATCAGTGTGTCGGGGAAAGCGCTTAGCGGCAAAGGAACAGCTCCCGCGCTCAGGGTGGCGATTGATCGGTATCTGATTGATTGCGGCTTACATATCAAGCCGAGCCACGAGGTAGACAATCTCGCGGGAGCGATGTCTCTTATCGATTCGACCCACGGTGTTGCGCTGCTACCGATATATGCCAAGAATCTGCTGTCCGGTCCAGTCACTAGTCGACCCCTTGTTGGGGAGACCCCAACAAGCGATCTCTGCCTCGGCTTCAAGAAAACTAATGAATCACCTCTCCTGAAACACCTATTATCCCGTCTAGATGAACTTATCTCGCGGGCCTCCTCGGGAACGCGTTGA
- a CDS encoding zinc-dependent alcohol dehydrogenase family protein yields METGGPEVLRIDDIDIPAPGPNEVRIRARALGLNRAESMWRSGKYIEEPILPARLGYEAAGIIEAIGEGETGFTIGEAVSVVPAFSQNQYGMYGELVLAPTFAVVKNPPSLSFEEAASIWMMFITAYGALVDQAGLLAGETVVIPAASSSVGIAAIQVANMVGATSIALTRTSAKRAPLLDAGARHVIATEEQDLVLEILKITNGKGARVVFDPIGGPSFTKLLAASSPGATLILYGALSEEPTALPILEMLAKHVTIHANTIWTTSGDPVRLAKAKSFVLKGLEEGRLKPVIAKSFPFEDIIEAHTYLESNQQFGKLVVTL; encoded by the coding sequence ATGGAAACAGGAGGACCCGAAGTCCTTAGGATCGACGACATTGACATCCCAGCACCGGGACCAAATGAAGTCAGGATCCGCGCAAGGGCTCTGGGACTCAATCGCGCCGAATCGATGTGGCGATCTGGGAAGTACATTGAAGAGCCGATACTCCCTGCAAGGCTCGGTTATGAGGCTGCTGGCATCATCGAAGCAATCGGAGAAGGCGAGACCGGCTTCACAATTGGCGAAGCGGTGAGTGTGGTTCCCGCGTTTTCTCAAAACCAGTACGGTATGTACGGAGAATTGGTCTTGGCACCAACGTTCGCCGTAGTCAAAAACCCGCCGTCCCTGTCATTCGAGGAAGCCGCGTCGATATGGATGATGTTCATTACCGCCTACGGGGCATTGGTGGACCAAGCCGGCCTCTTGGCTGGAGAGACCGTGGTGATTCCGGCGGCTTCTAGCAGCGTGGGAATTGCAGCGATTCAGGTAGCCAACATGGTTGGGGCGACCTCGATTGCGTTAACCCGCACGAGTGCGAAGCGAGCGCCGCTTCTAGACGCTGGTGCGCGGCACGTCATCGCCACAGAGGAGCAAGACCTTGTCTTGGAGATTCTCAAGATCACGAACGGCAAAGGTGCGCGCGTTGTGTTCGATCCTATAGGGGGCCCGTCCTTTACGAAGCTTCTCGCCGCGTCCAGCCCGGGAGCGACCCTAATCTTATACGGTGCGTTGAGCGAGGAACCCACTGCTCTCCCCATTCTGGAAATGCTTGCGAAGCATGTCACCATACACGCGAACACAATTTGGACGACCTCCGGCGATCCGGTGCGACTCGCAAAGGCCAAATCCTTCGTTCTTAAAGGTTTAGAGGAGGGCCGCTTGAAGCCGGTCATCGCCAAATCGTTCCCCTTCGAAGACATCATCGAGGCTCACACGTACCTTGAGTCGAACCAACAGTTTGGAAAGTTAGTCGTCACGCTCTAG
- a CDS encoding TetR/AcrR family transcriptional regulator, which yields MGRPKLFTREDVLMKAIVLFWEKGLSDTTLQDLERATGVNKSGLYAEFKDKEDIFLESLRHYLNTRGGVEILSSEPKSWNNVRRFLEIGHTCYSGRRGCFSVNSLRDASRLPPEARRIIDENNAKLRRLLTANVKAADPTKSNPGLLSDMIFTFFSGLCLEENSSVVPAPTKKKIDQFMEFLAESK from the coding sequence ATGGGCAGACCGAAACTCTTTACTCGCGAAGATGTTCTGATGAAGGCGATTGTCCTTTTCTGGGAGAAAGGGCTGTCGGACACGACACTGCAGGATCTGGAGAGGGCGACCGGCGTCAACAAGTCCGGCCTTTATGCCGAATTCAAAGACAAGGAAGATATTTTTCTTGAGAGCCTTCGGCACTATCTGAATACTCGCGGTGGCGTTGAGATTCTGTCTTCAGAACCGAAGAGTTGGAACAACGTTCGCAGATTCCTGGAGATCGGTCATACATGCTACTCAGGACGCCGAGGATGCTTTTCGGTCAACTCCCTTCGCGATGCCTCCAGACTGCCCCCGGAGGCACGCAGAATCATCGACGAGAACAATGCAAAACTTAGGCGTCTGCTCACAGCCAATGTAAAGGCCGCCGACCCAACCAAGTCAAATCCTGGACTGCTAAGCGATATGATTTTTACGTTTTTCTCTGGCCTTTGTCTCGAAGAGAATTCATCCGTGGTGCCGGCGCCGACCAAGAAGAAGATCGATCAGTTTATGGAATTCCTTGCTGAGTCCAAGTGA
- a CDS encoding tyrosine-type recombinase/integrase: MERQHIVAIAYLMCGFSELHRLKCDHVVYSCLARKVFGREYMKIVSERVQALLLSWGYTKPGVSNRVTRTVFEALLFIRSPHLDQLTLDDLQAVIARKPQRTGTYSIVAFSRILASMGTVPEALEIKRPVVDKKASPALTQGVPSEWARLCRVWFDRSTYAVRSRTKSYYFLLNIGRWLSQVHPTILSPADWTRDLAAELLSIICQWHGGDWCSVDPAHVKSRGKILAPSTRASRISTLRIFIRDLQEWELIPRRFDPMRHLTTPRSLLALIGPNPRVIADDVWAKLVWAGLNLTAEDLPRRGPSVRSSERPTSYPIELCRALALTWLFAGLRSNEIVRLRLGCIRWQRDDATVPGTGEVLPADAVCLLDVPINKTGTAFTKPVDRIVGEAISAWEKVRPQGAKQSDWKTGDVVDFLFLIRLRPVGVTYINKGLIPTLCAKAGVPLADVRGNITSHRARSTIASQLFNAKEPMTLFELQAWLGHSSPSATQHYAKITPLKIAKSYADAGYFARNLRAIEVLIDRDAVRAGISSSEPWKFYDLGHGYCTYDFFEQCPHRMACAKCDFYMPKLSTAALLLEGKQNLLRLLQEIPLGDVEQAAVEDGVAAYESLLLKLADVPTPAGPTQRQLGSGLVQITLVRPIVGDHIPQEMVPAHPRGTRGSGEPAENTCQLP; this comes from the coding sequence ATGGAGCGGCAGCATATCGTGGCGATCGCGTACCTGATGTGTGGGTTTTCAGAACTGCATCGGCTCAAGTGCGACCACGTCGTCTATAGCTGTCTCGCCCGCAAGGTGTTTGGCCGGGAGTATATGAAGATCGTCTCTGAACGAGTGCAGGCGTTGCTGTTGAGCTGGGGTTACACCAAGCCTGGAGTCAGCAACCGGGTCACGCGAACCGTCTTTGAGGCACTCCTGTTTATCCGTTCTCCTCACCTCGACCAACTCACGCTGGACGATCTTCAGGCTGTGATCGCTCGCAAGCCGCAGCGCACAGGAACCTACTCCATCGTTGCATTCTCGCGCATCTTGGCGAGCATGGGAACCGTCCCCGAAGCCCTTGAGATTAAGCGTCCTGTTGTAGACAAGAAGGCTTCCCCGGCACTCACTCAGGGGGTGCCCTCTGAGTGGGCTCGCCTCTGCCGCGTCTGGTTTGATCGTTCCACTTATGCCGTGCGTTCCAGGACCAAGAGCTACTACTTCCTGCTCAACATCGGACGATGGCTCAGTCAGGTTCATCCCACGATCCTGTCGCCAGCAGACTGGACGCGCGACCTTGCCGCAGAGCTTTTATCCATCATCTGCCAGTGGCACGGCGGCGACTGGTGCAGCGTCGATCCAGCGCATGTGAAGAGTAGAGGCAAGATTCTGGCACCAAGTACGAGGGCGTCCCGTATCTCGACGCTCCGCATCTTCATTCGCGACCTGCAGGAGTGGGAACTGATACCGCGCAGGTTCGATCCCATGCGGCATCTCACCACGCCGAGGAGTTTGCTCGCTTTGATCGGCCCCAACCCGCGCGTCATCGCCGACGACGTTTGGGCCAAGCTAGTCTGGGCCGGACTGAACCTGACAGCCGAGGATCTCCCGAGGCGTGGCCCTTCCGTACGCAGCAGCGAGCGACCGACCAGCTACCCCATTGAGTTGTGCAGGGCTCTCGCCCTGACCTGGCTCTTCGCCGGCCTCCGCAGCAACGAGATTGTTCGCCTGCGTCTCGGCTGTATCCGCTGGCAGAGAGACGATGCCACTGTCCCAGGCACGGGAGAGGTGCTGCCCGCAGATGCAGTCTGTCTGCTCGACGTTCCCATCAACAAGACCGGCACCGCCTTCACGAAGCCAGTGGATCGCATCGTCGGAGAAGCCATCTCCGCATGGGAGAAGGTTCGTCCGCAGGGTGCCAAGCAGTCCGATTGGAAGACCGGCGATGTAGTAGACTTCCTCTTCTTGATCCGACTGAGGCCAGTGGGCGTGACCTATATCAACAAGGGCCTGATTCCGACCCTCTGCGCCAAGGCCGGCGTTCCGCTCGCTGATGTGCGTGGCAACATCACATCGCACCGCGCACGCTCCACGATTGCATCGCAGCTCTTCAACGCAAAAGAGCCTATGACCCTCTTCGAGCTACAAGCATGGCTCGGTCACTCATCACCCTCCGCAACCCAGCACTATGCGAAGATCACCCCGCTCAAGATAGCCAAGTCCTACGCCGACGCAGGTTACTTCGCCCGCAACCTTCGCGCCATCGAGGTGCTGATCGACCGGGATGCCGTCCGTGCCGGGATATCATCGTCCGAACCATGGAAGTTCTACGACCTTGGACACGGCTACTGCACCTATGACTTCTTCGAGCAGTGCCCGCACCGTATGGCCTGTGCCAAGTGTGACTTCTACATGCCTAAGCTCTCCACTGCCGCTCTGCTCCTCGAAGGTAAGCAAAACCTGCTTCGTCTGCTTCAGGAGATTCCTCTCGGGGACGTTGAACAAGCAGCCGTCGAAGATGGTGTCGCGGCCTATGAAAGTCTTCTACTGAAGCTCGCCGATGTGCCGACTCCGGCAGGCCCAACCCAACGACAGCTCGGTTCCGGCCTCGTGCAGATCACCTTGGTTAGACCCATTGTCGGAGACCATATCCCGCAAGAGATGGTGCCCGCACATCCACGCGGGACGCGCGGCAGTGGCGAGCCAGCGGAAAATACTTGCCAGTTGCCCTGA
- a CDS encoding LysR family transcriptional regulator, with amino-acid sequence MHTTQPSLSRQIRALEDEIGARLVARTSRGIELTSAGQVFLDHAKVVLSQVEVGVEAARRVADPAKPYLCLVF; translated from the coding sequence TTGCATACGACCCAGCCATCTTTGAGCAGGCAGATTCGTGCTTTGGAGGATGAGATCGGTGCTCGGTTGGTGGCAAGAACCTCCCGAGGGATTGAACTTACGTCAGCCGGACAGGTCTTCCTGGATCACGCCAAGGTAGTTCTTTCCCAGGTAGAAGTCGGCGTGGAAGCCGCGCGCCGGGTCGCAGACCCCGCCAAGCCTTATTTGTGTTTGGTTTTCTGA